The following are from one region of the Salminus brasiliensis chromosome 14, fSalBra1.hap2, whole genome shotgun sequence genome:
- the ptges3b gene encoding prostaglandin E synthase 3b, whose product MHPATAKWYDRRDYVFIEFCVEDSKDVKVNFEKSKFGFSCLGGTDNVKHLNEIDLFEAIDQNESKHRRTDRSVLCCLRKAESGKPWPRLTKDKAKPNWLSVDFNNWKDWEDDSDEELSNFDRFSEMMNSMGGEDELPDLDGADDGESADSDDEKMPDLE is encoded by the exons At GCACCCAGCAACGGCAAAGTGGTACGACAGAAGGGACTACGTCTTTATTGAGTTCTGTGTAGAGGACAGCAAGGATGTGAAAGTAAACTTTGAGAAGTCAAAATTTGGTTTCAG TTGCCTTGGTGGGACGGATAATGTCAAGCATTTAAATGAAATTGACCTCTTTGAAGCCATTGATCAAAAT GAGTCAAAACACAGACGCACAGATCGCTCAGTCTTGTGTTGTTTACGGAAAGCAGAATCTGGGAAACCTTGGCCAAGGCTAACAAAAGACAAAGCAAAG CCTAACTGGTTAAGTGTTGACTTCAACAACTGGAAAGACTGGGAAGATGATTCTGATGAGGAGCTTTCCAACTTTGATCGTTTTTCAGAG ATGATGAACAGCATGGGAGGAGAGGATGAATTACCAGACTTAGACGGAGCAGATGAT GGAGAGTCTGCAGATAGTGATGATGAGA AAATGCCAGATTTAGAATAG